A genomic region of Prevotella scopos JCM 17725 contains the following coding sequences:
- a CDS encoding ferritin — protein MNISKKMQDAFNAQIVAEMWSSNLYLQMSCWFRKEGWKGFSSWMYKQAEEERQHAMDMAQFVLHRGGEVILTSIDAVKTSWTDAKEAFVDTYAHEQKVTELINKLADVADEEKDRASQNFIAKYIDEQVEEEKNVKDILDSFAHLESHAIAHIDSKLEQAR, from the coding sequence ATGAATATATCAAAGAAGATGCAGGATGCGTTTAATGCGCAGATCGTGGCAGAAATGTGGTCATCAAATCTCTATTTACAGATGTCATGCTGGTTCCGCAAGGAGGGTTGGAAAGGTTTCTCAAGCTGGATGTACAAGCAGGCAGAAGAGGAGAGACAGCATGCAATGGATATGGCTCAGTTTGTTCTTCATCGTGGTGGTGAGGTTATCCTTACTAGTATCGATGCTGTTAAGACAAGCTGGACAGATGCTAAAGAAGCTTTTGTTGATACATATGCACATGAACAAAAGGTTACAGAACTTATCAATAAGTTGGCAGATGTTGCTGATGAGGAGAAGGACCGTGCGTCACAGAACTTTATTGCAAAGTATATTGATGAGCAGGTAGAAGAGGAGAAGAATGTTAAGGATATTCTTGATTCATTTGCTCACTTAGAAAGTCATGCTATTGCACATATTGATAGCAAGCTTGAGCAGGCTCGTTAA
- a CDS encoding outer membrane beta-barrel protein, with protein MQDFVTHADIPGSLVEVLNAKDSSIIASKKALTQYESGEQRWETSEYWVEIPRKEGDYILRVTEEGYTPTYVTLPLHHFYKREVSREIETIFLKRPKTVDLNEVVVKATKVKFYHKGDTIVYNADAFQLGEGSMLDALIRQLPGAELSKDGRIYVNGKFVESLLLNGKDFFRGDNTVMFENLPTYMVNQVKVYDRLGENSRFLGQEVAGDKKYVMDVQLKKQYNIGWVGNVETGGGTKERYLARLFAMRFTDHSRLAVYGNMNNLNDDRKPGENDNWSPSDLFGGLTQQQLGGLDYNIDARSGKYKLSGNAQVKHADNTIVNNTNRTNFLANGDTYDRMVANNRNHNFTLSTDHQFYFEFKNANLNIKPRFNYQYYNNKSGYSSLTLNRSFASFSKAQLDSLYTPMIGRELVRTAINRNLRNGLSIGHSLEGSVSMESLIKFKHSPDHITLYADASLRHATEDSFDRNRIDYYTNGQQSNTDFRNRYFNNRPDHGYSMTGKVTYSYLVKRGLFFDFSYKYNRTTSNRYSSLYRLDQLADWGINSEHELGILPSVDAYNRVMDIHNSYDSRQTDNTHTLGAFLVWNKRTTKSEWWAQLVPNLSLLSRTMHYHSGNVDTTFTKRSILYNMYSTFIKWRSTDHKYEFMLQYHVNGQAPDMNLFVNILNTTDPLNVTMGNTNLKPSYKHELISHFLRIYPKKGMMWLIEAQYIPTVNAIAMGYTYDKATGQRTFRPDNVNGNWRGQLALGGAGPLTKNRKLDFKAMAGLRYEKSVDLIGLAGTSASNRSIVESLNYIADLQLNYRLGQSSIGFISKGNCAHVDGTREDFKAFNVSDFNYGLTAQLQLPWDFRLGTDLTMYSRRGYLDKSMNSDDLVWNARLSRSFFKGQLTLLLDGFDILGQLNNVTRTMNAQGIIETYSNVIPRYVMLHAVYHFNIIPKKK; from the coding sequence GTGCAAGATTTTGTAACTCATGCAGATATCCCTGGAAGTTTAGTGGAAGTACTAAATGCTAAAGATAGCTCGATTATTGCTTCTAAGAAGGCTCTCACTCAATATGAGAGTGGTGAACAAAGATGGGAAACATCAGAATATTGGGTGGAAATTCCACGTAAGGAGGGTGATTATATCCTTCGTGTTACCGAAGAAGGTTATACACCTACCTACGTAACCTTACCACTGCATCACTTTTATAAGCGAGAGGTAAGCAGGGAGATTGAAACAATCTTCTTGAAGCGCCCTAAAACAGTAGACTTAAATGAGGTGGTTGTTAAGGCTACAAAGGTGAAGTTCTACCATAAAGGCGACACGATTGTTTATAATGCTGATGCTTTCCAGTTAGGTGAAGGCTCCATGCTCGACGCCCTTATTCGTCAGTTGCCCGGTGCTGAACTAAGCAAGGATGGACGCATATATGTTAATGGAAAGTTTGTTGAGAGTTTGCTTCTCAATGGAAAAGATTTCTTCCGTGGAGATAATACTGTCATGTTTGAGAATCTGCCTACTTATATGGTAAACCAAGTAAAGGTGTATGATCGTCTTGGCGAAAATAGTCGTTTTCTCGGGCAAGAGGTGGCAGGAGACAAAAAATACGTGATGGATGTTCAACTGAAAAAGCAATACAACATTGGATGGGTTGGTAATGTGGAAACTGGTGGAGGAACAAAGGAACGCTACTTGGCTCGTCTGTTTGCTATGCGGTTCACTGATCACTCCCGTTTGGCTGTCTATGGAAATATGAATAATCTAAACGACGACCGTAAGCCTGGTGAGAATGACAACTGGTCGCCTTCTGATCTTTTTGGTGGGTTGACACAGCAACAGTTAGGAGGTCTTGACTATAATATAGATGCACGCAGTGGTAAGTATAAACTTAGTGGAAATGCACAGGTTAAGCATGCTGACAACACGATAGTGAATAACACTAATCGTACAAATTTCCTTGCTAACGGAGATACATACGACCGTATGGTAGCTAATAATAGAAATCACAATTTTACGCTCTCCACCGATCATCAGTTCTATTTTGAGTTTAAGAATGCCAACTTAAATATCAAGCCACGTTTTAACTACCAATATTATAACAATAAAAGCGGATATTCTTCGCTGACGCTTAATCGTAGTTTTGCATCTTTCTCAAAGGCACAGTTGGATAGTTTGTACACACCAATGATAGGTAGGGAGTTGGTTCGTACAGCCATTAACAGAAATCTTCGCAATGGATTATCAATTGGACATTCTTTAGAAGGTTCGGTTTCGATGGAGTCGTTAATTAAGTTCAAGCATTCTCCCGACCATATCACCCTTTATGCTGACGCTTCTTTGAGGCATGCTACTGAGGATAGCTTTGATCGTAACCGCATTGATTATTATACCAACGGTCAGCAAAGTAATACAGACTTCCGCAATCGATATTTCAACAACCGTCCTGACCACGGCTATAGCATGACAGGTAAAGTGACTTACAGCTATTTAGTAAAGCGGGGCTTGTTCTTCGACTTTAGTTATAAATACAATCGTACTACCTCAAACCGATATTCTTCACTCTATCGTCTTGACCAGTTAGCAGACTGGGGAATTAATTCAGAGCACGAGCTTGGAATACTTCCTTCTGTGGATGCTTATAACAGAGTAATGGATATTCATAATAGTTATGACAGCAGGCAGACGGATAATACCCATACCCTCGGAGCCTTTCTTGTATGGAATAAGAGAACGACGAAGTCAGAGTGGTGGGCGCAGCTTGTACCTAATTTATCGCTGCTTTCACGGACGATGCATTATCATAGTGGAAATGTAGATACGACTTTTACGAAACGTTCTATACTTTACAATATGTATAGTACGTTCATCAAATGGCGTAGTACTGATCACAAATATGAATTCATGCTTCAATATCATGTGAACGGACAAGCTCCAGACATGAACTTGTTTGTAAACATCCTCAATACCACTGATCCCTTAAACGTAACAATGGGTAATACCAACTTGAAACCATCCTATAAGCACGAACTTATATCACACTTCCTACGTATATATCCGAAAAAAGGTATGATGTGGTTAATAGAGGCTCAATATATCCCCACTGTTAACGCTATTGCTATGGGCTATACCTACGACAAGGCTACAGGACAACGAACATTCAGACCAGACAATGTGAATGGTAATTGGCGAGGTCAGCTTGCTTTAGGTGGCGCTGGACCATTGACCAAAAATCGCAAGTTGGATTTTAAAGCTATGGCTGGGTTAAGATATGAGAAGAGTGTCGACCTTATTGGTTTAGCAGGTACGTCTGCATCTAATAGGAGCATAGTAGAATCGTTAAACTACATTGCTGATTTACAGCTGAACTATAGGCTTGGGCAATCTTCCATTGGTTTCATTAGTAAAGGAAACTGCGCACATGTCGATGGCACTCGTGAAGACTTTAAGGCATTTAATGTGAGTGATTTCAATTACGGTTTAACAGCACAATTACAGTTGCCATGGGATTTCCGACTTGGGACTGACCTGACAATGTATAGTCGCCGAGGTTATTTAGATAAGTCGATGAATAGTGATGATTTAGTATGGAATGCCCGTCTATCACGATCATTCTTCAAAGGACAACTTACCTTATTGCTTGATGGATTTGATATTCTTGGTCAGCTGAATAATGTCACACGGACGATGAATGCACAAGGAATCATAGAAACTTACAGTAATGTTATCCCCCGCTACGTGATGCTACATGCCGTCTATCACTTCAATATTATACCTAAGAAAAAATGA
- a CDS encoding DNA/RNA non-specific endonuclease gives MNKIIRYTAVWALILLTVSTITSCNKDDDNSNSSGRTETITNNTNSNFKDLRTATHRLEFLKLKGGHSTVLTHKLSNGEINYSVEWDIDKMSNRWTCYQIYASNALKSVKRKSQESDNLYPRDPFWTSNAFFPYDPYRGSGYDHGHLCPSQDRVNSRDSNDQTFYLSNMQPQVHGFNAGIWAEMEKKMRTYITYKSGSKDTLFICRGGTIDKQDQYTYIRNKFIVPTYFFSVALMKYKIKGQGDWQYKAIGFWFKHENNNGTSLKPYVTSIKEIEEKTGIDFFCNLPDNIERDVESKTPAQMILTWNII, from the coding sequence ATGAATAAGATAATACGATACACAGCTGTATGGGCTTTAATACTCCTTACAGTTAGCACAATCACGTCATGTAATAAGGACGATGATAATTCTAATAGTTCAGGAAGAACAGAAACGATAACCAATAACACAAACTCCAACTTCAAAGATTTACGTACAGCAACGCACCGCTTGGAGTTTCTTAAACTGAAAGGTGGACATAGTACTGTCCTCACTCATAAACTAAGCAATGGGGAGATTAATTACAGCGTAGAATGGGATATCGATAAGATGTCGAATCGTTGGACCTGCTATCAGATTTACGCAAGCAATGCTCTAAAAAGTGTAAAAAGAAAAAGCCAAGAAAGTGACAACCTCTACCCTAGGGACCCATTCTGGACTTCAAACGCTTTCTTTCCATACGATCCTTATCGCGGTTCTGGCTACGACCACGGGCATCTCTGTCCATCACAAGACAGAGTAAACAGCCGAGATTCTAATGACCAGACCTTCTATCTCAGTAATATGCAACCACAAGTTCACGGCTTCAATGCGGGTATCTGGGCAGAGATGGAGAAAAAAATGAGAACATATATCACCTATAAAAGTGGCTCTAAAGATACATTATTCATCTGTCGTGGCGGTACAATTGACAAACAAGACCAATACACCTATATTAGAAATAAATTTATTGTACCGACTTATTTCTTCTCTGTAGCACTGATGAAATACAAGATTAAAGGACAAGGTGATTGGCAATATAAAGCCATCGGCTTCTGGTTCAAACATGAAAATAACAACGGGACCTCTCTCAAACCTTATGTTACCAGCATCAAGGAAATCGAAGAAAAAACTGGTATTGACTTCTTCTGTAATCTTCCTGACAACATAGAGCGCGATGTAGAATCGAAAACTCCAGCCCAAATGATTCTCACTTGGAACATAATATAA
- a CDS encoding type B 50S ribosomal protein L31 → MKQGIHPENYRPVVFKDMSNGDMFLTKSTCKTSETVEFEGETYPVVKVEISSTSHPFYTGKSKLVDTAGRVDRFMSRYGKLKK, encoded by the coding sequence ATGAAACAAGGTATTCATCCAGAAAACTATCGCCCCGTCGTATTTAAGGATATGTCCAACGGCGATATGTTCCTTACAAAATCTACATGCAAAACTTCAGAGACAGTAGAATTTGAAGGCGAAACTTACCCAGTGGTAAAAGTCGAAATCTCAAGCACCTCTCACCCATTCTACACTGGTAAGAGTAAGCTTGTCGATACAGCAGGTCGTGTTGACCGCTTCATGAGCCGTTACGGTAAGTTGAAGAAGTAA